One genomic segment of uncultured Ilyobacter sp. includes these proteins:
- the aroF gene encoding 3-deoxy-7-phosphoheptulonate synthase, with the protein MVIKMRKDAGEKELLHLVEFLQKKGLEVKDASSAEFKVVGVVGDTSVIDVKDIEALNGVDKVTRIQDPFKKANRLMKSEDTVIDVSGVKIGGGTFTVMAGPCSVESKEQILEVANSIQKSGAQILRGGAFKPRTSPYAFQGLEMEGLELLKVARKETGLPIVTEIMSPSHVAKFAEEVDIIQVGARNMQNFDLLKELGKINTPILLKRGMSATIEEWLMSAEYIMAGGNENVILCERGIRTFEKYTRNTLDLSAVLAVKKLSHLPVIVDPSHATGKRWMVKDLALAAAAVGADGLMIEVHNDPENALCDGAQSLEPKAFDDLMKSVNSLVKALRSTGE; encoded by the coding sequence ATGGTGATCAAGATGAGGAAAGATGCAGGAGAAAAGGAGCTGTTACATTTAGTGGAATTTTTACAAAAGAAAGGTCTAGAGGTCAAAGATGCTTCTAGCGCTGAATTTAAAGTTGTGGGAGTGGTAGGGGACACTTCTGTAATTGATGTAAAAGATATAGAGGCTCTAAACGGTGTAGATAAAGTAACAAGAATCCAGGACCCTTTTAAAAAGGCCAATAGATTGATGAAAAGTGAGGATACAGTAATAGATGTATCTGGAGTTAAAATAGGTGGAGGAACATTTACAGTGATGGCAGGACCTTGTTCTGTAGAATCCAAAGAGCAGATTTTAGAGGTAGCCAATTCAATACAAAAATCAGGAGCACAAATTTTGAGAGGTGGAGCATTCAAGCCCAGAACATCACCATATGCTTTCCAGGGTCTTGAAATGGAGGGGCTCGAACTTCTAAAGGTAGCCAGAAAAGAAACTGGTCTTCCAATAGTGACAGAGATAATGTCACCTTCACATGTTGCAAAATTTGCAGAAGAGGTAGATATAATCCAGGTAGGGGCAAGAAATATGCAAAACTTCGATCTTTTAAAGGAGTTAGGAAAAATAAATACCCCTATACTTTTAAAAAGAGGGATGTCTGCAACTATAGAGGAATGGTTAATGTCAGCTGAATACATAATGGCCGGAGGAAATGAAAATGTCATTCTTTGTGAAAGAGGTATAAGAACTTTTGAAAAATATACAAGAAATACCCTTGACCTAAGTGCAGTCCTAGCTGTAAAAAAACTGAGCCATCTTCCGGTAATAGTTGACCCAAGTCATGCTACTGGAAAAAGATGGATGGTAAAAGACCTTGCCCTTGCAGCAGCAGCAGTAGGAGCAGACGGTCTTATGATAGAGGTCCATAATGACCCGGAAAATGCCCTTTGTGACGGAGCTCAGTCTCTAGAGCCAAAAGCATTTGATGACTTGATGAAATCTGTAAACAGCTTAGTGAAAGCACTGAGAAGTACAGGAGAATAG
- a CDS encoding prephenate dehydrogenase produces the protein MKIAVIGLGLIGASVAKGLLDNGHEVYGVDIDQNAINYCEKNKLISKGFSDMGDVLESCEIVLFSVYPKTMIRLTEKHIEKFKSGTIVTDVSGVKKEVVAKMQRLLPPDVEFVGVHPMAGREKIGAEYSDPNIFKGANYIITPTEKNSKAALELLKGLGIELGFKRISYLTPERHDEMIAFTSQLTHAIAVALVNSDKDPDTYNFTGDSYRELTRIAMINGDLWSELFLENKENLIDRIDEFQERLDIIKEALKNNDRKTLINEFEKSTKKRLTLEK, from the coding sequence ATGAAGATAGCAGTTATAGGTCTAGGGCTTATCGGTGCTTCCGTAGCAAAGGGTCTTCTTGATAATGGTCATGAAGTGTATGGAGTGGACATAGATCAAAACGCCATAAACTACTGTGAAAAAAATAAACTCATATCAAAAGGTTTTTCAGACATGGGAGATGTTTTAGAGAGCTGCGAAATAGTGCTTTTTTCAGTTTATCCCAAGACAATGATAAGATTGACAGAGAAACATATAGAAAAATTCAAGTCAGGAACCATAGTTACAGATGTGAGCGGTGTAAAAAAGGAGGTCGTTGCAAAAATGCAGCGGCTCCTTCCGCCAGATGTTGAGTTTGTAGGGGTACATCCCATGGCCGGCCGTGAAAAAATCGGTGCTGAATATTCCGATCCAAATATTTTTAAAGGAGCCAATTATATAATAACTCCCACAGAGAAAAATAGCAAGGCGGCTCTAGAACTCCTAAAAGGTTTAGGAATAGAACTTGGATTTAAGAGAATAAGCTACCTGACACCAGAAAGGCATGATGAGATGATAGCCTTTACCAGTCAGCTTACCCATGCCATAGCAGTGGCTCTAGTAAACAGTGATAAAGATCCAGATACATATAATTTCACAGGGGACTCGTACAGGGAGCTTACCAGGATAGCAATGATAAATGGTGATCTTTGGAGTGAACTTTTTCTGGAAAATAAGGAAAATCTTATAGATAGAATTGATGAATTTCAAGAAAGATTGGATATAATAAAAGAAGCACTTAAAAATAACGACAGAAAAACTCTCATAAATGAGTTTGAAAAATCTACTAAAAAAAGACTTACTTTGGAAAAATAG
- the aroA gene encoding 3-phosphoshikimate 1-carboxyvinyltransferase yields MDIKIIPGKLKGEVIIPPSKSLSHRAIIAGAMAKGKSSVTNLIMSDDIEATIEAMEALGVAINKGENDVKIEGTGRLVRKESTINCRESGSTVRFLVPISLLADGEVKFIGEGRLAKRPLTTFFNIFDDFGVKYERGEDYLPLTINGKLRGGRYKMKGNVSSQFITGLMYTLPKLEEDSVIEITTPLESIGYVDLTLDILKKSGIEIENKDYREFHIKGQQEFKPVNYRVEGDYSQGAFWMVAATLGAGLDCIGLEKESLQGDKEILDIITKMGGTVKNTSKGLTSEFTKTKGAVIDLSQCPDLGPIVTVMASVSEGETRIVNAQRLRIKESDRITAMVTELNKVGADITETEDGMIIRGVKKLKGGAKVSSWNDHRIAMAMAVASTQCEEPIIIEGAESVKKSYPHFWEHFEQLGGKVEVL; encoded by the coding sequence ATGGATATCAAAATAATACCTGGAAAATTAAAGGGTGAGGTAATAATACCGCCTTCAAAAAGCCTTTCTCATAGGGCGATAATAGCAGGGGCTATGGCTAAAGGAAAGAGCAGTGTCACAAATCTAATTATGTCAGATGATATAGAGGCGACTATAGAGGCTATGGAAGCTCTGGGAGTAGCTATTAATAAGGGGGAAAATGACGTAAAAATAGAGGGCACAGGTAGACTTGTAAGAAAAGAAAGCACTATAAACTGCAGAGAATCTGGATCAACTGTAAGATTCCTTGTACCTATCTCATTATTGGCTGATGGAGAGGTGAAATTCATAGGTGAGGGTAGATTGGCTAAGAGACCTCTCACTACTTTTTTTAATATATTTGATGATTTTGGTGTGAAATATGAAAGAGGAGAGGACTATCTTCCTCTTACAATAAACGGTAAACTCAGAGGAGGAAGATACAAAATGAAGGGGAACGTGAGCTCGCAGTTTATAACTGGCCTCATGTATACACTTCCAAAATTAGAAGAGGATTCGGTAATAGAGATCACTACACCTCTCGAGTCAATAGGATATGTTGACCTTACTCTGGATATACTGAAAAAATCAGGTATTGAGATAGAAAATAAAGATTACAGGGAGTTTCATATAAAAGGACAACAGGAATTTAAACCTGTAAATTACCGTGTAGAGGGTGACTATTCTCAAGGTGCTTTCTGGATGGTAGCTGCCACATTAGGAGCAGGACTAGACTGCATAGGACTAGAGAAAGAATCCCTTCAGGGGGATAAGGAGATCCTTGATATAATAACAAAAATGGGCGGAACTGTTAAAAATACTTCTAAGGGTCTCACATCGGAATTTACCAAAACAAAGGGTGCAGTGATCGATCTGTCACAATGCCCTGATCTGGGTCCTATTGTGACTGTGATGGCATCAGTAAGTGAAGGGGAGACTAGAATAGTAAACGCTCAGAGACTGCGTATAAAAGAATCTGACAGAATTACAGCTATGGTTACTGAGCTTAATAAAGTAGGGGCAGATATAACAGAAACAGAAGACGGTATGATCATAAGAGGAGTAAAAAAACTGAAAGGCGGAGCAAAAGTATCTAGCTGGAATGACCACAGGATCGCTATGGCCATGGCAGTAGCCTCTACTCAGTGTGAAGAGCCTATAATTATAGAGGGTGCAGAATCAGTTAAAAAATCTTATCCTCATTTTTGGGAGCATTTTGAGCAGCTAGGCGGAAAGGTCGAGGTATTATAA
- a CDS encoding bifunctional chorismate mutase/prephenate dehydratase, whose amino-acid sequence MGKDLKELRDEIEVIDKEMIKLYLRRMEIVKGVALYKQEHGMDVLDRSREIELLEKTSALVPEEDLRKYYRELLEKQMELSRDYQRKILGLKTKVAYQGVEGAFQHIALKEIFEKCEENSYLTFEEVFRAVSSKEVDFGVLPIENSSTGEISEIFDLLRKYNCYITKVHSLKIEQHLLGVKGSKISDIKEVYSHPQGFLQSSKFLYGRGWKEIPYHNTAVSAKYVSDQKDKTKGTIGSYETASLYNLDILAESINTNDQNQTKFIVISSEKPDVGDTCALILTVPHESGSLMKIVDAIGNRGYNMLNIKSRPVKNVPWEYFFFIEFQGDMDNSKELIEELKENSLSFKIVGRYQKLEGIK is encoded by the coding sequence ATGGGTAAAGACCTTAAAGAGCTCAGAGATGAAATCGAAGTTATAGACAAAGAGATGATAAAACTCTATTTGAGAAGAATGGAGATAGTAAAAGGCGTGGCACTTTACAAGCAGGAGCACGGCATGGATGTTCTTGACAGGTCTAGGGAAATAGAGCTCCTTGAAAAAACATCGGCCCTTGTCCCAGAAGAAGATCTGAGAAAGTATTACAGAGAGCTTCTAGAGAAACAGATGGAGCTCTCAAGGGATTACCAGAGAAAAATATTGGGTCTCAAAACAAAAGTGGCATACCAGGGTGTAGAGGGAGCTTTTCAGCATATTGCCCTTAAAGAGATTTTTGAGAAATGTGAAGAAAATTCTTATCTCACCTTTGAAGAAGTTTTTAGAGCAGTATCTAGCAAGGAAGTTGATTTTGGTGTACTTCCGATAGAAAATTCCAGCACAGGAGAGATCAGCGAAATATTTGATCTATTGAGAAAATATAACTGCTATATAACAAAAGTGCACTCTCTCAAAATTGAGCAACACCTATTGGGTGTAAAAGGTTCAAAAATTTCAGACATAAAAGAGGTTTATTCTCATCCTCAAGGGTTTCTGCAGTCATCTAAATTTCTCTATGGAAGAGGATGGAAGGAAATACCTTATCATAACACCGCAGTAAGTGCAAAATATGTCAGTGATCAAAAGGACAAGACAAAGGGAACCATAGGAAGCTATGAGACTGCTAGTCTTTACAACCTTGATATTTTGGCAGAGAGCATAAATACAAATGATCAGAACCAGACTAAATTTATTGTGATATCTTCAGAAAAACCAGATGTTGGAGATACTTGTGCTCTTATACTTACAGTTCCACACGAATCAGGTTCTCTGATGAAAATAGTGGATGCAATCGGTAACCGAGGATATAATATGCTCAACATAAAATCAAGACCTGTAAAAAATGTCCCGTGGGAATATTTTTTCTTTATTGAATTCCAGGGAGATATGGACAACTCAAAAGAACTTATTGAGGAACTAAAAGAGAACAGTCTATCTTTTAAAATTGTGGGAAGATACCAAAAACTGGAGGGGATAAAATGA
- a CDS encoding aminotransferase class I/II-fold pyridoxal phosphate-dependent enzyme has protein sequence MKTLLTENSKDKMVEDTVFKVVAEAMNAVKIHGDKVVNATLGSLSDENGNLVTMESVWEEYKNIDVKELASYSASFRGEADYIEAIEKWVFQGVKKEFFNGIVATPGGSGAVSTTFKNYLGRGETVLLPEIGWGPYWLMAKEFGFETEEYSLFDGNAFNMESFKCRCKGIMEKQGKILAVINDPCHNPTGYSLTTDEWKNIIDFMEELSKKGPVILLDDIAYMDFSKERERVIKVMEELNDRNKNFLVVFAFSISKTLTAYGLRVGAQVAVSSSQEVIDDFIRANEISARAVWSNIPKGGMKLFARLILDKNKKEAVSRERNSYIELLKERSDIFISEAHEVGLPVYPYREGFFVTIKVEDVDKQKEIHKKLKENLIYTILVNKGIRVAVCSLPKRKIKGLAKRIKEAFLDE, from the coding sequence ATGAAAACCCTCCTAACAGAAAATTCAAAAGACAAGATGGTAGAAGATACTGTATTTAAAGTGGTAGCAGAGGCTATGAATGCAGTAAAAATACACGGAGATAAAGTAGTAAATGCCACGCTGGGATCCCTTTCAGATGAAAATGGGAATCTTGTGACAATGGAAAGTGTCTGGGAAGAGTATAAAAACATAGATGTGAAGGAACTGGCTTCTTATTCTGCATCTTTTAGAGGCGAAGCTGACTATATAGAGGCTATAGAAAAATGGGTTTTCCAGGGAGTAAAAAAAGAATTTTTTAACGGAATAGTGGCTACTCCTGGGGGGAGTGGTGCAGTAAGTACCACTTTTAAAAACTATCTCGGAAGAGGAGAAACTGTACTTTTGCCTGAGATCGGATGGGGGCCTTACTGGCTCATGGCCAAGGAATTTGGTTTTGAGACAGAGGAGTACTCTCTCTTTGATGGGAATGCTTTTAATATGGAATCTTTTAAGTGCAGATGTAAAGGGATAATGGAAAAACAGGGGAAGATACTGGCAGTAATAAATGATCCGTGTCATAACCCTACAGGATACTCACTTACAACTGACGAATGGAAAAATATAATAGATTTTATGGAAGAACTTAGTAAAAAAGGCCCGGTAATACTTCTTGATGACATTGCTTATATGGATTTTTCAAAGGAGAGAGAGAGAGTAATCAAGGTGATGGAAGAGCTGAATGACAGAAATAAAAACTTTCTTGTTGTTTTTGCTTTTAGCATCTCAAAAACCCTAACTGCTTATGGGCTTAGGGTAGGAGCACAGGTAGCGGTATCATCGTCTCAAGAGGTTATAGATGATTTTATAAGGGCAAATGAGATAAGTGCAAGAGCAGTGTGGTCTAATATACCTAAAGGCGGGATGAAACTCTTTGCAAGGCTAATCTTGGACAAGAACAAAAAAGAAGCTGTGAGCAGAGAAAGAAACAGCTATATAGAACTTTTAAAAGAGAGATCGGATATATTTATATCAGAAGCCCATGAAGTGGGACTTCCTGTGTATCCTTACAGAGAGGGATTCTTTGTGACTATCAAGGTCGAAGATGTCGATAAGCAAAAAGAAATTCATAAAAAACTAAAAGAAAATCTAATATACACCATCTTGGTAAATAAAGGTATAAGGGTGGCAGTATGTTCACTTCCTAAGAGAAAAATAAAGGGGCTTGCAAAAAGAATAAAGGAGGCATTTTTGGATGAATAG
- the aroC gene encoding chorismate synthase — protein sequence MNSFGRVFRVSIYGESHGKGVGVLIDGCPAGIPVDKEDFVEDLLRRKAGGAGSTKRIESDEPVIISGICEGRTTGAPINIHFVNGDTRSKDYGLFRRMPRPGHSDFVAMKKYNGNNDIRGGGHFSGRLTLALVAAGVIAKKIIAGSKLNAKLIQVGETDVRNVSEEAIDSILTEVQESGDSIGGIVEFNGENLPVGLGEPFFGSVESHISSMVFSVPAVKGIEFGAGFEGVKLKGSQHNDSIIDANGKTSTNNNGGINGGITNGNPVVFRVVIKPTPSIYIPQETFNFETEKMDKLQIHGRHDACIAKRATVVVENAAAIALADLFLINKSSQI from the coding sequence ATGAATAGTTTTGGGAGAGTGTTCAGGGTATCCATATACGGAGAGTCTCATGGAAAGGGTGTAGGGGTCCTAATCGATGGCTGTCCTGCAGGTATTCCTGTGGATAAAGAGGACTTTGTGGAAGACCTGCTCAGAAGAAAAGCTGGAGGAGCAGGAAGCACCAAAAGAATAGAAAGTGATGAGCCTGTAATTATTTCAGGAATATGTGAAGGGCGTACGACAGGAGCCCCTATAAACATACATTTTGTAAATGGAGATACCAGATCAAAGGATTACGGTCTTTTCAGAAGGATGCCAAGACCCGGGCACTCTGATTTTGTGGCAATGAAGAAATACAACGGAAATAATGATATAAGAGGGGGAGGACATTTCTCAGGAAGACTGACCCTGGCTCTAGTTGCTGCAGGAGTAATTGCAAAAAAAATAATTGCAGGATCTAAGCTCAATGCAAAGTTGATACAGGTTGGGGAGACCGATGTCAGGAATGTATCTGAAGAGGCAATAGACAGCATTCTCACAGAGGTCCAGGAAAGTGGAGATTCTATAGGGGGAATAGTCGAATTTAACGGTGAAAACCTTCCTGTAGGTCTAGGAGAGCCTTTCTTCGGATCGGTAGAGTCACACATCTCTTCTATGGTTTTTTCAGTTCCTGCCGTAAAAGGTATAGAATTCGGTGCAGGGTTTGAAGGGGTAAAACTAAAGGGAAGCCAGCATAACGATTCGATAATAGATGCAAATGGTAAGACCTCTACAAATAATAACGGAGGAATTAACGGAGGAATAACCAATGGAAATCCAGTAGTTTTTAGGGTAGTTATAAAACCTACCCCTAGTATTTATATTCCCCAGGAAACTTTTAATTTTGAGACAGAAAAGATGGATAAATTGCAGATACATGGTCGACACGATGCATGTATAGCAAAACGTGCCACGGTGGTTGTAGAGAATGCAGCAGCGATAGCACTGGCAGACCTTTTTCTTATTAACAAAAGCAGTCAAATATAG
- a CDS encoding shikimate kinase, protein MNNNIFLIGFMGSGKSTVGNILSKRLGYSFVDTDELVEEDCEISICTMFDKFGEKYFREKEYVALKKVLENKNQVVSTGGGIVTYDKSRELLEGQEVYYIDVDSETVYQRLKSDSTRPLLKNSSFEKMSDLLSIRKKIYENTCTRKIDGKKEPEKVAEDIIFNMTVIHDKP, encoded by the coding sequence ATGAATAATAATATTTTTTTAATAGGTTTCATGGGATCAGGGAAAAGTACTGTTGGAAATATTTTATCCAAAAGACTGGGTTATTCCTTTGTGGACACAGATGAACTGGTGGAAGAAGACTGTGAAATCTCTATCTGTACAATGTTTGATAAGTTCGGAGAGAAGTACTTTAGGGAAAAGGAATATGTAGCCTTAAAAAAAGTACTAGAAAATAAAAACCAGGTGGTCTCTACAGGGGGCGGGATAGTGACATATGACAAAAGCAGGGAACTTTTGGAAGGACAAGAGGTCTACTATATTGATGTTGACTCTGAGACTGTGTATCAGAGACTGAAATCTGACAGTACCAGACCACTTTTAAAAAATAGTTCTTTTGAAAAAATGTCAGATCTACTGTCTATTAGGAAAAAAATCTACGAAAATACCTGCACGAGAAAAATTGATGGGAAAAAAGAACCTGAAAAGGTTGCAGAAGATATAATTTTTAATATGACTGTAATTCATGATAAACCTTGA